The following proteins are encoded in a genomic region of Candidatus Hydrogenedentota bacterium:
- a CDS encoding nucleotidyltransferase domain-containing protein: protein MIAVFCQKWRIREMSLFGSALRADFNPDSDLDFLVSFEQGAHLDIEALLDMKEELESHFGRPVDLVEKEALRNPWRKHEILKNREVIYAA from the coding sequence ATGATTGCGGTCTTCTGCCAGAAATGGCGGATACGCGAGATGTCCCTTTTTGGGTCGGCATTGCGGGCTGATTTTAATCCGGACAGCGACTTGGATTTTCTGGTCAGTTTTGAGCAGGGGGCGCATTTGGACATCGAAGCGCTGCTGGACATGAAAGAGGAGCTGGAGTCGCACTTTGGGCGGCCGGTAGACCTTGTGGAAAAGGAGGCATTGCGGAACCCCTGGCGGAAACATGAAATCCTCAAGAACCGCGAGGTGATATATGCGGCCTGA
- a CDS encoding DUF86 domain-containing protein, which produces MWDKLDAARTVVAFVGTQRYEDFLDDRKTRNAVERNLEIMGEAAKRVSQEMRVNHPDMPWRAIIGLRNVLAHEYGDLRYEILWAVIEEKLPLLIQKIEEMGVDSPPSFGEP; this is translated from the coding sequence TTGTGGGACAAGCTTGACGCGGCCAGGACAGTGGTGGCGTTTGTCGGAACGCAGCGGTATGAAGATTTCCTGGATGATCGAAAAACACGCAATGCCGTGGAGCGTAATCTGGAGATCATGGGGGAGGCGGCAAAACGTGTCTCCCAGGAAATGCGCGTGAATCACCCGGACATGCCTTGGCGGGCCATTATTGGTTTGCGGAATGTTCTGGCCCATGAGTATGGCGACTTGCGGTATGAAATCCTTTGGGCGGTGATAGAGGAGAAGTTGCCGCTTCTGATTCAAAAAATCGAGGAGATGGGCGTGGACAGTCCGCCATCTTTTGGGGAGCCATAG